The following proteins are co-located in the Brevibacillus laterosporus DSM 25 genome:
- a CDS encoding adenosylcobinamide amidohydrolase → MQFIEDWYLDVNKERVLISYPKGFRACSSAVFGGGISEAKWILNQYVGKGYLSDNPQEDIREFVLQNQAIPEQTIGLLTAACVEDLGISTLKGDEFELCAVVTTGIGNAVRAGTVEQRYNAYAAGTINTVVFIDGNLTDGALINAVITATEAKTIALAEMGISDGEGRCATGTTTDAIVVAATCNQSRYQSVHPYAGTATNLGHAIACAVRDATRMALTHEQNRKERRSAE, encoded by the coding sequence CTTATTAGTTATCCTAAAGGGTTTCGTGCTTGCTCTAGTGCTGTTTTTGGTGGTGGAATTAGCGAGGCGAAGTGGATATTAAACCAGTATGTGGGAAAGGGCTACTTATCAGATAATCCTCAGGAAGATATCAGAGAGTTTGTCCTGCAAAATCAAGCAATACCTGAGCAAACAATAGGATTGTTGACAGCAGCCTGTGTGGAGGATTTAGGGATTTCTACATTAAAAGGAGACGAATTTGAACTCTGTGCAGTTGTGACCACTGGCATTGGTAATGCGGTTCGAGCAGGTACCGTAGAACAGCGCTATAATGCCTATGCAGCTGGTACGATTAATACCGTCGTATTCATTGATGGAAATCTGACAGACGGGGCTCTAATAAATGCTGTCATTACGGCAACAGAAGCTAAAACGATTGCGTTAGCAGAAATGGGAATTAGCGATGGAGAGGGAAGATGTGCAACAGGAACTACTACTGATGCCATTGTAGTGGCGGCTACTTGTAACCAATCACGTTATCAGTCCGTCCATCCTTATGCTGGAACTGCTACGAACTTGGGCCATGCAATTGCTTGTGCAGTACGCGATGCTACTCGCATGGCGCTTACCCATGAGCAAAATCGAAAAGAGCGTAGGAGTGCAGAATAA
- the cbiB gene encoding adenosylcobinamide-phosphate synthase CbiB, with product MEIMLGTSLLCAYLLDLIIGDPRWIPHPVIGMGKVITWLDRHIRPIYQTLVSRGRSAVLSGRLLGLLFPVVLVSLAFLVPYFLLKGLASIHPWLAFTAEVVLIATTIATKGLAQAGQKIYAALQKGDLGEARFQLSMVVGRDTEQLDEKEISRGTVETVAENIVDAVTSPLFFAMLGGAPLAMAYRAVNTLDSMVGYKNEKYLHLGWASARLDDLCNYLPARITFVFLILASFFLGKDWRDAWKAGIRDASKHPSPNSGWSEAAVAGALHIQLGGTNTYQGVVSHRALMGIPKTELHAVHIKQTIQLLYATTFCYTLCAFILRGLLLY from the coding sequence ATGGAAATAATGCTAGGAACTAGCTTGTTATGTGCCTATCTATTGGATCTTATTATTGGTGATCCACGTTGGATTCCACACCCGGTGATTGGCATGGGAAAAGTGATTACATGGCTGGATCGTCATATTCGACCGATATATCAGACACTTGTTAGCCGCGGGCGTTCGGCTGTACTCTCAGGTCGTTTGTTAGGTCTTTTATTTCCAGTGGTATTAGTCAGTTTGGCTTTTTTGGTTCCATATTTTTTATTGAAGGGGCTAGCTAGCATTCATCCATGGCTTGCTTTCACAGCTGAGGTTGTATTGATTGCTACCACAATTGCTACAAAAGGACTTGCTCAAGCTGGACAAAAAATATATGCGGCTTTACAGAAGGGCGATCTAGGGGAAGCTCGCTTTCAATTGTCGATGGTAGTTGGACGTGATACAGAACAGCTGGATGAGAAGGAAATTTCACGTGGCACTGTGGAAACAGTAGCAGAAAACATTGTGGATGCAGTTACTTCTCCTTTATTTTTTGCCATGCTAGGTGGAGCACCGCTTGCTATGGCCTATCGGGCGGTTAATACGTTAGATTCAATGGTAGGCTATAAAAATGAGAAGTACTTACACCTTGGCTGGGCTTCCGCACGTTTAGATGATCTCTGTAACTATCTTCCCGCACGAATCACCTTTGTTTTTCTGATTCTAGCATCGTTCTTTTTGGGAAAAGATTGGCGGGATGCCTGGAAAGCAGGAATTCGTGATGCAAGTAAGCATCCAAGTCCAAACAGTGGGTGGAGTGAAGCGGCTGTTGCTGGTGCCCTACACATTCAATTAGGAGGAACCAATACCTATCAAGGGGTGGTTTCTCACCGTGCTCTCATGGGGATACCAAAGACCGAGCTTCATGCTGTGCACATTAAACAAACCATACAGCTTCTATATGCAACCACTTTTTGCTATACCTTATGCGCTTTCATTTTAAGAGGGTTGCTTTTATACTAA
- a CDS encoding GTP pyrophosphokinase, with product MSEIKNIKARIPKKVLNRLVTILNPYEQVVDELKLKVKGIKYGFLKGGRYSPIEFVVGRVKKTDSLLRKALLRGIDFAQDDWENRLCEEITDIAGIRVVCRYIDDVREVQNLLMEREDFVVHDVKDYITNPKESGYRSIHMIGDYTVYHGSEKKILPCEVQIRTLGMNFWATNEHELRYKYDGNIPSDVLEQLHIASTVTNQLDELMNSLRQEIMTPPDLDTDMEERLEEIFSLYVKQDFESAEALYKEHFIGYEEAFLDNPKFRMINELLSKRFGK from the coding sequence ATGAGCGAAATTAAAAACATAAAAGCTCGCATACCCAAAAAAGTACTAAACCGTCTCGTCACAATTTTAAATCCGTATGAGCAAGTTGTTGACGAATTAAAGCTAAAGGTAAAAGGAATAAAATACGGGTTTCTAAAAGGTGGACGCTATTCTCCGATTGAATTTGTAGTCGGGCGAGTCAAGAAAACAGATAGTCTATTACGAAAAGCTCTTCTTAGAGGCATTGATTTTGCTCAAGATGATTGGGAAAATAGATTGTGTGAAGAAATTACCGACATTGCTGGTATCCGTGTTGTTTGCCGCTATATTGATGATGTCCGGGAAGTGCAGAATCTGCTGATGGAACGGGAAGACTTTGTGGTACATGACGTTAAAGATTATATTACCAATCCAAAAGAATCTGGCTATCGTAGCATTCATATGATTGGGGATTATACGGTGTACCATGGAAGTGAAAAGAAAATCTTGCCTTGTGAAGTACAAATCCGGACGTTAGGCATGAATTTTTGGGCAACCAATGAGCATGAATTGCGTTATAAATATGACGGAAATATTCCTTCAGACGTATTAGAACAGCTGCATATTGCTTCGACTGTCACCAATCAATTAGATGAGTTGATGAACAGTTTACGTCAGGAAATTATGACGCCACCAGATCTTGACACTGATATGGAAGAAAGATTGGAAGAAATCTTCTCACTTTATGTCAAACAAGATTTTGAATCTGCTGAAGCGCTATACAAGGAACACTTTATTGGGTATGAAGAAGCTTTTCTGGATAATCCAAAATTCCGTATGATTAATGAACTGTTAAGTAAACGGTTTGGAAAATAA